The sequence below is a genomic window from Denitratisoma sp. DHT3.
GCGGGGATTCACCTCGATGAAGTAGAACTGGCCGCTGTCGCCGTCCATCAGGAACTCGACGGTGCCGGCGTGGGTGTAGTTCACCGCCCGCGCCAGGCGCAGGGCCGATTCGCACAGAGCCTGGCGCCGGACGTCGTCGAGATAGGGCGCCGGCGCCTGCTCCACCACCTTCTGGTTGCGCCGCTGCACCGAGCAGTCGCGCTCGAACAGATGGATCGCCGTGCCGTGGCGGTCGCCGATGATCTGGACCTCCACGTGGCGGGCGTTGACCACCAGCTTCTCCAGATACACCTCGTCGTTGCCGAAGGCCGCCATCGCCTCGCGCCGCGCCACGTCGAGCTGGGCGCGCAGGTCGTCCTCCGTTTCGATCATCCGCATGCCGCGTCCGCCGCCGCCCCAGCTCGCCTTCAGCATCAGGGGATAGCCGATCTCCCCGGCCAGGCGCGCGGCCGCGTCGAATTCGCGGGGCAGGGGGCCGGTGGCGGGCATCACCGGCACGCCGGCGGCGACGGCGGCGTTGCGCGCCGCCACCTTGTTGCCCAGGGTGCGCATCACCTCCGGGGTCGGGCCGACGAAGGCCAGCCCGTTGCGGACGCAGGCCTCGGCGAAGTCCGGGTTCTCCGAGAGCAGTCCGTAGCCGGGATGCACCGCGTCGGCCTTGGCCTCCTTGGCGATGCGGATGATGTCGTCGATGTCCAGGTAGGCCTGGATCGGCTTCCGGCCCGCGCCCACCAGGTAGCTCTCGTCGGCGTTGAAGCGGTGCAGCGCGAAGCGGTCCTCGTTGGAATAGATGCCCACGGTGCGTATGCCCAGCTCCGTGGCGGCGCGCATGACGCGGATGGCGATTTCGCTGCGGTTGGCGATGAGGAGTTTGCGGATCTTTTTCATGATCGTTACGGCGGGTCTCGGTGGCTGGAGTATTTCCGTTGTAGGCGACGCCCCCGATAACGGGGAGCTTCAAGCTTTTTCGGAGGGGAAGATACGGTTTGCCGGCAGCGGGGTCTTGCATGGTGAACCGGAGCGGTTTGTCTCAGCGTGCAGGATTCCCGACCCCGGATCGGCCCCGATCGGGGCCCCTTTCGGTTTTGCACTGGCGATCAATGCACCCCGCCCGGCCGGGCAAGACTCCCCGCGGACGGCCCCCGTACGATTCGATCCAGTTCGATGCCGGGCGCGCGCCGCGCCTCCGATCGAGTTACTGCGAGCCAACCCTTTCAGCGGGAGTTAAGTCCAAATGACCAAGACCATTCAGCCCAAGATGGGCGTAATTTTCAAGTCCTACGAGCCGTTGTCGGCGATCCGCGCCTACGCGGAGCAGACCGAGGCCAGCGGCATGACCGGCGGCTTCTGGATCGCCGAGGCCTATCACTGGTTCCGCCAATACGGGCTGGAGGCGCGCGGCTGCTTCACCACCCTCGCCGTCGTCGCCCAGGCCACCAAGAACATTCCGGTTGGTCTTGGCATCACCTCGCCCTACATGCGCCATCCGACGATCCAGGCCTCCGAGGCCGCCGGCATCGACGAACTGTCCAACGGCCGCTTCCTGATGGGCATCGGCGTCGGCAAGGTCGGCATCGAATACCTGGAGTACGACATCGAGAAGATGCGTCCCGTGGCCGTGCATCACGAATCCATGGAAATCATGCGCCACGTCTTCAGCGGCCAGAAATACTCCTATGAAGGCAAGCACTACAAGTCCTCGATGCCCGCCTTCGACCGTGCCGGCCGCGGCCTGCGCACCGACATCCCGATCTACGTCGGCGCCACCGGCCCGGCGATGCAGAAGCTCTCCGGCAAGGAAAGCGACGGCATGCTGCTCGCCGGCCTGACCTCGCCCGCCTTCGTCAAGTACGCCATCGACAACATGCGCGCCGGCGCCGCCGCCGTGGGCCGCACCTTGCCGGACAGCTTCCCCGTGGGCGGCGTGATCCTCTGCGCCTGTTCCCGCGACGGCGACAAGGCGCGCAACGCCACCCGCAGCTACACCGGCACCTACATCGTCAACAAGATCCGCAACATCAAGAACGACGTGATCCTGGCCGGCTCCGGCCTGCCCGACAGCGCCTGGGAACCCTTCCGCAAGGCGATCGCCGAGGGCACCCAGGACAACGTCACCCATCTGGTGACCGACGAGATGATGCGCCGCTTCACCGTGATCTCCGGCACTCCCGAGGAATGCCTGGAAATCACCCAGGAACTGGTGGATGCCGGCCTCAACCTGCCGCTGCTGGAAGTCGTCGGCAAGACCGTCGAGGACAACCTGGAAACCATCCGGCTGATGGGCGCCGAAGTGCTGCCCAAGCTGAAGCCCGGTCCCGTCGCTTCGGCCTGAGCGCCGCAGCAGGCGCCGCGGGCAACGAGTCCGCGGCGCAGTCGAATCCAACAGAGAGGCAAAAATGAAACTGGCGAGTTTTAAGATCAAGTCGAGCGGCAAGACCACCATCGGCGTGGTGCTGGCCGACGGCGGTTATCTCGATCTGCACGGTGCGACCAACGGCGAGCTGCCGGCCCGGATGATCGACTTCCTCGAAATGGGCGAGGGGGCCATGGCCCGCGCCCGCGCCGTGGCCGCGAACGCCGCCCTGGGCCGCGCCAACGTGGTCCCGGCCGACGACGTGGAACTACAGGCGCCCGTGCCGCGTCCCGGCAAGATCATGCACACCTCGTGCAACTTCCCGGCCCACCTCTCGGAACTGACCACCTGGAAGGAACCCGAGTGGCAGTCGCACAATTGGGGCGAGTTCCATTTCGAGCACCCCACCGGCTTCCTCGAGGCGCCTTCCAGCGTCGTGCCCACCGGGGCCTCGGTGAAGGTGCCCCATTTCACCAAGCAGCTCGACTACGAGATCGAGGTCGGCATCATCATCGGCAAGAAAGCCTTCCGCGTCTCGCCCGACGAGGCGCTGGACTACGTCGCCGGCCTGACCATCTTCAACGACCTGTCGGCGCGCGACATTCAGGCCCGCGAGCATTCCAACAAGGTGATCCTGCTGGGCAAGAGCTTCGACGGCTCCTGCCCCCTGGGCCCCTATCTGGTCACCCTGGACGAGGTGGGCGACGTCAACAACCTGCCCATGGTGCTGACGCTGAACGGCGAGGAGCGCCAGAACTCCAATACCGGCAACGTCATCTACAAGATCGCCGACATGGTGTCCTGGTGGTCCAACATCACCCTGGAGCCGGGCGACGTGATCACCTCCGGCAGCCCTCCGGGCGTCATCGCCGGACGCAAGGACGCCACCTACCTGAAAGGCGGGGACCGCATCGACTGCAAGGTCGAGAAGCTCGGCACCCTGACCACCTTCATCGTCGAATAAGCGAGGCGAAACAATCATGGCAAACCGTGTCAACAAGGATCTCGTCCGCAAGGCGACCGATCTGATCGACCGCGACCGGCTGGTCAACCTGACCATCGACCTGACCAACATCCCCAGCCCCACCGGCTACGAGGGCGACGTCGCCCGCGCCTACCACGAGGTGCTGAAGGGCGCCGGCTTCGACGCCACGCTGCAACCCATCGGCGACGAGCGCTACAACGCGGTCGGCCGCCTGCAGGGCGAAGGCGGCGGCAAGTCGCTGATGTTCAACGGCCACCTCGACACCTCGTTCGGCCCCGAGCAGGCCCATCGCGGCCTCGGCTACCAGTGCAAGGGCACGCTGGTCGACGACGAGTGGATCTACGGCATGGGTTCCTTCAACATGAAGTTCGCCCTGGCCAACTACGTCACCGCCGTCGAGGCGATCCGCAAGGCCGGCATCAAGCTGGGCGGCGACGTGGTCATCGCCGGCGTCGCCGGCGAGATCGAGAAGGCGCCGGTCAACGAATACGAGGGCCGCCAGTACCAGGGCTACGGCGTGGGCACCAAGTACGCCATCACCCATGGCGCCACCGCCGACTTCTGCATCCTCGGCGAGCCGACCAACATGATGCTGATCCCGCGCCACTGCGGCACCACCTGGATCAAGATCACCGTGCCCGGCCAGCTGATCCACACCGCCTGGTCGGATCTCGAACGCAACGCGATCAACCGCGCGCGCGTGGTGCTGGACGCGATCCACGAATGGATTCCCGACTACTGCCAGCGCAACCGCCTCGGCGACTTCCAGCCTCGGGTCAACGTCTCCGCCATCGAAGGCGGCTGGCCCTGGCGCGGTGCCCGCACGCCCGACAACTGCGTGATCTACCTGGACGTGCGCACCCTGCCGAACGTCCTGCCGGAGCAGGCGTTCAACGAAGTGCGCAGCGTCGTCAAGAGCGTGGTCAAGGCCAATCCGCATCTGGCGGGCACCA
It includes:
- a CDS encoding fumarylacetoacetate hydrolase family protein, which codes for MKLASFKIKSSGKTTIGVVLADGGYLDLHGATNGELPARMIDFLEMGEGAMARARAVAANAALGRANVVPADDVELQAPVPRPGKIMHTSCNFPAHLSELTTWKEPEWQSHNWGEFHFEHPTGFLEAPSSVVPTGASVKVPHFTKQLDYEIEVGIIIGKKAFRVSPDEALDYVAGLTIFNDLSARDIQAREHSNKVILLGKSFDGSCPLGPYLVTLDEVGDVNNLPMVLTLNGEERQNSNTGNVIYKIADMVSWWSNITLEPGDVITSGSPPGVIAGRKDATYLKGGDRIDCKVEKLGTLTTFIVE
- a CDS encoding M20 family metallopeptidase translates to MANRVNKDLVRKATDLIDRDRLVNLTIDLTNIPSPTGYEGDVARAYHEVLKGAGFDATLQPIGDERYNAVGRLQGEGGGKSLMFNGHLDTSFGPEQAHRGLGYQCKGTLVDDEWIYGMGSFNMKFALANYVTAVEAIRKAGIKLGGDVVIAGVAGEIEKAPVNEYEGRQYQGYGVGTKYAITHGATADFCILGEPTNMMLIPRHCGTTWIKITVPGQLIHTAWSDLERNAINRARVVLDAIHEWIPDYCQRNRLGDFQPRVNVSAIEGGWPWRGARTPDNCVIYLDVRTLPNVLPEQAFNEVRSVVKSVVKANPHLAGTKAEIFLSAPGTSIPDDHELVQSVIAAHTHQLGQAPQMGTETWYSDAAHMNRYGIPTVNYGSAGRIRTGGGGFSTAQGEHTHIGDMMDIVRVYIEVMMDLCGVVE
- a CDS encoding LLM class flavin-dependent oxidoreductase, producing the protein MTKTIQPKMGVIFKSYEPLSAIRAYAEQTEASGMTGGFWIAEAYHWFRQYGLEARGCFTTLAVVAQATKNIPVGLGITSPYMRHPTIQASEAAGIDELSNGRFLMGIGVGKVGIEYLEYDIEKMRPVAVHHESMEIMRHVFSGQKYSYEGKHYKSSMPAFDRAGRGLRTDIPIYVGATGPAMQKLSGKESDGMLLAGLTSPAFVKYAIDNMRAGAAAVGRTLPDSFPVGGVILCACSRDGDKARNATRSYTGTYIVNKIRNIKNDVILAGSGLPDSAWEPFRKAIAEGTQDNVTHLVTDEMMRRFTVISGTPEECLEITQELVDAGLNLPLLEVVGKTVEDNLETIRLMGAEVLPKLKPGPVASA